One Spinacia oleracea cultivar Varoflay chromosome 4, BTI_SOV_V1, whole genome shotgun sequence DNA segment encodes these proteins:
- the LOC110776879 gene encoding chaperone protein ClpB1-like, producing the protein MSEYMEQHPVPRLIGAPPGYVGMKRLGKLTEAVRRRPYSVLLFDEVEKALTSIFNTLLQVLDDGRLTDGFTGKSTMEAAREKVMAEVRRHFKL; encoded by the exons ATGTCAGAGTATATGGAGCAACACCCTGTTCCCCGTTTGATTGGTGCTCCACCTGGGTATGTTGGCATGAAGAGGTTGGGCAAATTGACAGAAGCTGTCAGAAGGCGGCCTTACAGTGTTTTGTTGTTCGATGAGGTTGAAAAAGCCCTCACATCTATCTTCAATACTCTCTTGCAAGTTCTTGATGATGGAAGGTTGACAGATGGATTCACGGGCAAGAGTACAATGGAAGCAGCTCGAGAGAAAGTTATGGCAGAG GTGAGAAGACACTTCAAgctataa